In Alkalihalobacillus sp. FSL W8-0930, a single window of DNA contains:
- a CDS encoding DinB family protein: MNVKDVFLAQIHSCRENTWFVSLLNSIDGLTEEQANWKPSETSNSISEIVNHLIFYNQRYLNRFKNIPNEKFDDTNTFINSEGLNWNEIVKRITTIMSEWKNVVEDADAQTLDDKASDLAHLTIHTTYHTGQILYIRKLQGTWNPQNGVEG; encoded by the coding sequence ATGAATGTGAAAGATGTGTTTTTAGCACAAATTCATTCATGTCGTGAAAATACTTGGTTTGTCTCGTTACTTAACTCAATTGATGGACTTACCGAAGAGCAAGCTAATTGGAAACCAAGTGAAACATCCAATTCCATTTCTGAAATAGTTAATCACCTTATATTCTATAATCAACGTTACTTAAACAGGTTTAAAAACATACCAAACGAAAAATTTGATGATACCAATACGTTTATAAACTCAGAAGGCTTGAATTGGAATGAGATTGTAAAGAGGATCACTACTATTATGTCTGAATGGAAGAACGTTGTAGAAGATGCAGATGCCCAAACACTCGATGACAAAGCATCTGACCTTGCCCATCTTACTATTCATACAACATACCATACCGGACAAATTCTTTATATTAGGAAGTT
- a CDS encoding TetR/AcrR family transcriptional regulator, protein MSAKDKTKKRILSAALELLKEHGYQGTTTRLIAEKAGCNEVTLFRHFGNKQTILEKVVEGQRFGPDLKGVIDQSIEWDLESDLYKIAKGYLDFMRSIEDFVMLGFKEFYKIEELNDEISRGPIEFKRYLTQYFEKMKDRELIISIDCEQLALQFIWMNFGYFISKARFGDIVTALPDETFLKGSVQLFVRGISP, encoded by the coding sequence ATGTCAGCAAAGGATAAGACAAAGAAGCGAATTCTCAGTGCTGCACTCGAGCTGTTAAAGGAGCATGGCTACCAGGGAACAACCACTCGTTTAATTGCTGAAAAGGCAGGGTGCAATGAGGTTACGCTTTTTAGACACTTTGGAAATAAGCAAACAATCCTTGAAAAAGTCGTAGAAGGTCAAAGATTTGGTCCTGACTTAAAAGGAGTCATTGATCAGTCAATCGAATGGGATCTTGAGTCTGATCTTTATAAAATTGCGAAGGGCTATCTTGATTTTATGCGAAGTATAGAGGATTTTGTAATGCTGGGGTTTAAGGAATTTTATAAGATTGAAGAATTAAACGATGAGATTTCACGAGGTCCCATTGAGTTTAAACGTTACTTAACTCAATACTTTGAAAAGATGAAGGATCGAGAGCTTATTATCTCAATCGATTGCGAACAATTGGCCCTTCAATTTATCTGGATGAACTTTGGTTATTTTATCTCCAAAGCCAGATTTGGGGATATAGTGACGGCTTTGCCTGATGAGACATTTCTAAAAGGAAGTGTTCAGCTTTTTGTAAGAGGTATCTCACCTTAA
- a CDS encoding NAD(P)/FAD-dependent oxidoreductase produces the protein MSQYKRLIIVGAGPAGIGLGILLEKLNFHSYTILEADQIGSSFLNWPKEMKLITPSFTGQGFGALDLNAITPGTSPAYSFRKEHLSGLEYGEYLRLLADHFEVNVEEGYAVLHVEKTNGRFTLETSQGDWTCDALIWATGEFHFPKTDGILGSRYGVPSGFIQSYKELEIGQRYIIGGGESGMDAAYHLASNGSKVTVLLEGHLKDFAADPSRTISPYTFERIQKEVAQGRIQFLEGVKVEEIRLEQDGYSIHLQNGQTLSSQMQPILATGFKSGVEQIQEFFEWKENGKPKLSEEADESTLIKNLFVAGPSVEHDSAIFCFIYKFRARYAVMIEHLLNKWSIKIDQNVLKDYRENQMIADDLSCCEVDCEC, from the coding sequence GTGAGTCAGTATAAGAGGTTAATTATTGTTGGTGCCGGACCAGCAGGTATTGGGCTGGGTATTTTGTTAGAAAAGTTGAACTTTCACTCGTACACCATTTTAGAGGCTGACCAAATTGGATCATCCTTTTTAAATTGGCCAAAAGAAATGAAGCTTATCACACCTTCATTTACAGGCCAGGGATTTGGTGCGCTTGATTTAAATGCTATTACGCCAGGTACTTCACCAGCATATTCTTTTAGAAAAGAGCATTTGTCAGGATTAGAGTATGGTGAGTACTTAAGATTACTAGCGGATCATTTTGAAGTAAATGTTGAAGAGGGGTATGCTGTCCTTCATGTTGAAAAAACGAATGGTCGCTTTACACTTGAAACGTCACAGGGGGATTGGACATGTGATGCGTTAATTTGGGCAACTGGAGAATTTCACTTCCCTAAAACAGATGGAATTCTAGGTTCTAGATACGGTGTCCCTAGTGGATTCATTCAATCCTATAAAGAGTTGGAGATTGGTCAACGTTACATAATCGGTGGTGGAGAAAGTGGAATGGATGCTGCTTATCATCTTGCATCCAACGGAAGCAAGGTAACGGTTCTTCTAGAAGGACATCTAAAGGATTTCGCTGCAGATCCAAGTAGAACGATATCTCCCTACACCTTTGAAAGAATTCAAAAGGAAGTAGCACAAGGACGGATTCAGTTTCTAGAGGGAGTGAAAGTAGAGGAAATTAGATTAGAGCAAGATGGATATTCGATTCACCTTCAAAATGGACAGACATTATCTTCTCAGATGCAACCGATCCTAGCAACTGGTTTTAAATCAGGTGTTGAACAAATTCAGGAATTTTTTGAGTGGAAGGAAAACGGTAAACCAAAGCTTAGTGAAGAGGCGGATGAATCTACCCTCATCAAAAACCTGTTTGTTGCTGGCCCAAGTGTTGAACACGATTCAGCTATCTTTTGTTTTATATATAAGTTTAGAGCAAGATATGCTGTAATGATTGAACACCTTTTGAATAAGTGGTCAATAAAAATAGACCAAAACGTGTTAAAAGATTACCGAGAGAATCAAATGATTGCTGATGATCTTTCCTGCTGCGAAGTAGATTGCGAATGCTAA
- a CDS encoding metal ABC transporter ATP-binding protein, whose product MSYVKVEDLAYHYEHDPVLTNISFELNPGDFVMLTGENGAAKTTLIRSILGLLKPTVGNVKLATKNREGKRLIVGYVPQQVASFNVGFPSTVIELVQSGRYQRGKWFKRLDQTDREQVRRSLESVGMWDMRNKKVGELSGGQKQRISIARVFATDPDLFILDEPTTGMDARSREEFYKLLKHNCEKHGKGILMVSHDHDELRKYCNKHIELVRKEGMPWRCFSMDSCKELSKPHS is encoded by the coding sequence ATGTCCTACGTAAAAGTAGAAGATTTAGCATATCACTATGAGCACGATCCCGTACTTACAAATATATCATTTGAACTTAATCCCGGAGATTTTGTGATGTTAACAGGGGAAAATGGTGCAGCCAAAACAACGTTGATACGAAGCATTTTAGGCTTATTAAAACCAACGGTAGGCAACGTGAAGCTAGCTACTAAAAATCGTGAAGGAAAGCGATTAATTGTCGGCTACGTTCCTCAGCAAGTCGCATCTTTTAATGTTGGGTTTCCAAGTACTGTTATAGAGCTTGTACAGTCAGGGCGCTATCAACGAGGAAAATGGTTTAAACGTTTAGATCAAACAGACAGAGAGCAAGTGAGACGCTCTCTTGAATCTGTCGGCATGTGGGACATGCGCAACAAAAAAGTAGGAGAACTCTCAGGTGGTCAAAAACAACGCATTTCCATTGCTCGTGTGTTCGCTACAGACCCTGATCTCTTCATTCTTGATGAACCTACGACGGGGATGGACGCAAGATCACGTGAAGAGTTCTACAAACTATTAAAGCATAACTGTGAAAAGCATGGTAAAGGTATTCTAATGGTATCTCATGATCATGATGAGCTACGTAAATATTGCAATAAGCACATAGAGTTAGTTCGGAAGGAGGGAATGCCATGGAGATGTTTCTCTATGGATTCATGCAAAGAGCTTTCCAAGCCGCATTCCTAA
- a CDS encoding FAD/NAD(P)-binding protein, giving the protein MNDVKWAIIGGGVQGCTLFNYLIKKKKASAEDICVIDPHSDPMELWRQYTSRIGMSYLRSPVSHHIDVFNASLEQFVESHADNRESAFSQPHDRPSLSLFNQHTQKTLQDTQIMKSWIKGRLISLEKLTDSWQLVVDMTQSQQMFKATNVVLAIGNSEKPNWPEWARTEQKAGKDISHVFDHSFKVENKKGPILICGGGLTGAHLALKYADASQGHVTLATRQPLKVSDFETDLSWLSEEKDQIYQRIHCYEKRRNVISSAKEKGSITAEFKKSLYHSVASGALSITHTNSFRELCAKAKTVILATGFQSNPLGTECASTFLKEKVPLSECGYPILDKKLQWLPNLYCIGGLAELELGPMSRNIAGAKRGSERIVKSL; this is encoded by the coding sequence GTGAATGATGTGAAGTGGGCCATCATTGGGGGAGGAGTGCAGGGTTGTACGCTGTTTAACTACCTCATTAAAAAGAAAAAAGCATCAGCTGAGGATATATGTGTGATAGATCCTCATAGTGATCCGATGGAGCTTTGGCGACAATATACAAGCCGAATTGGTATGTCTTACTTACGTTCACCTGTATCTCATCATATTGATGTGTTTAATGCATCTCTTGAACAGTTTGTCGAAAGTCATGCGGATAATAGGGAGTCAGCCTTTAGTCAGCCACATGACCGACCCTCACTATCGCTTTTTAACCAGCACACCCAAAAAACGTTGCAAGATACTCAAATTATGAAGTCTTGGATAAAAGGACGGCTTATTTCATTAGAAAAACTAACCGATAGCTGGCAGCTTGTCGTAGACATGACTCAATCGCAACAAATGTTCAAAGCAACTAACGTCGTTTTAGCTATTGGGAATTCAGAAAAACCAAACTGGCCAGAATGGGCAAGAACTGAACAAAAGGCAGGCAAAGATATTTCTCATGTCTTTGATCATTCATTCAAAGTGGAGAACAAAAAGGGACCAATCTTAATTTGTGGGGGTGGACTTACTGGTGCTCATTTAGCTTTAAAATACGCGGATGCTTCGCAAGGGCATGTCACACTAGCAACAAGACAGCCTTTAAAAGTCAGCGACTTTGAGACCGATTTAAGCTGGCTTAGTGAAGAAAAGGATCAAATATATCAACGGATACATTGTTATGAAAAACGAAGAAATGTTATAAGCTCTGCAAAGGAAAAAGGATCAATTACAGCCGAATTTAAGAAGAGTCTATATCATAGTGTTGCTTCCGGAGCATTATCGATTACGCATACAAATTCGTTTCGTGAATTATGTGCCAAAGCAAAAACTGTGATTCTTGCAACGGGCTTTCAATCCAACCCATTAGGAACAGAGTGTGCGTCCACATTCTTAAAAGAGAAAGTACCGTTAAGTGAATGTGGGTATCCCATACTAGACAAAAAGCTTCAATGGTTGCCTAACTTGTACTGTATAGGAGGGCTGGCAGAGCTTGAATTAGGGCCAATGTCTAGAAACATTGCAGGAGCAAAAAGGGGATCAGAACGAATTGTTAAGAGTCTTTAG
- a CDS encoding metal ABC transporter permease, whose amino-acid sequence MEMFLYGFMQRAFQAAFLISLIAPLLGLFLILRRQSLMADTLSHVSLAGVALGFLLSVNPTWTNLLVVVVVAVLLELLRMVYRTYSEVSIAILMSTGMALALFMMSFHQGSTTISINQFLFGSIVTISAEQVSVLYILAGLIICLYVVFRKAMYVMVFDEETAFTSGLPIKTMSILFNILTGVTIAIIMPIVGALLVSAILLLPAAISMRIGKRFATTIIIGIPIALIAMTSGLITSYTYSTPPGATITLILVSILCLVILLKKLFIRRTPRQV is encoded by the coding sequence ATGGAGATGTTTCTCTATGGATTCATGCAAAGAGCTTTCCAAGCCGCATTCCTAATTTCACTCATTGCTCCATTACTCGGCCTCTTCCTTATTTTACGAAGGCAATCTCTTATGGCTGATACCCTCTCTCACGTTTCCTTAGCTGGTGTTGCTTTAGGGTTTCTATTGAGTGTAAACCCTACCTGGACAAACTTGCTAGTTGTAGTCGTTGTTGCGGTTCTACTCGAGCTCCTTCGAATGGTTTATCGAACCTATTCTGAAGTATCCATCGCAATCTTAATGTCTACTGGAATGGCACTTGCCTTATTTATGATGAGTTTTCATCAAGGAAGTACAACGATTTCAATTAACCAATTTCTTTTTGGATCCATCGTAACGATTAGTGCAGAGCAAGTGTCAGTGCTTTACATTCTTGCAGGCTTGATTATTTGCTTGTATGTAGTGTTTCGGAAGGCAATGTATGTCATGGTGTTTGATGAAGAAACAGCCTTCACCTCGGGATTACCAATCAAGACGATGTCTATTTTGTTTAATATCCTGACTGGGGTAACAATCGCGATCATTATGCCCATTGTAGGTGCCCTACTCGTATCAGCTATTCTACTATTACCTGCAGCGATCTCTATGCGTATTGGCAAGCGTTTTGCCACTACCATTATAATTGGAATACCAATTGCGTTAATTGCGATGACTAGTGGATTAATTACTTCGTATACGTACAGCACTCCACCTGGAGCAACGATTACATTAATTCTTGTTTCAATTCTATGTTTGGTTATACTTTTGAAGAAATTGTTTATCCGCCGTACCCCACGTCAAGTTTAA
- a CDS encoding zinc ABC transporter substrate-binding protein — protein sequence MNRNWLKTMAVTGSVTAFLFGCQAQNGDQQESSDNETGDLSVVTSFLPMYEFTKEIAGERAEVKLLVSEGQDAHHFEPSAQDVATVSEADVFVYSSEEMEFWVESLFNSIENDSLVIARAADGVEGFGHAHDHSEHEHDNHEHGHSDDLHIHGVSDHYHTGGDLELTAELGEDVDYDHWHWYQRTDENAEWQPISGQSTDTLSMEVPEESFEVQAILYDNDHEIYAESDAVEIVVDNHEHSDHEHGDDHEHGEHDHGNGEAAITVTGVADHYHTGDVVSLVAETEEDVDFDHWHWFMRADENQEWEAVSGQESNRFEYKTTGESFELKAELYNDDHEVYAESAPISIFIDDHENADPHIWLDPVLAQDQVVIIRDALIEADPDGKETYEENAETFINELKSLDEDYQSTLADAENRTFVVQHQAFGYLANRYNLEQIAVGGLSTEVEPSPSRIAEIGELVKENDVPVIYFQQGANSSIAQTVATETNTETAPLYDLEVLTDELKEKELSYIAAMRENLESLQLSVN from the coding sequence ATGAATCGAAACTGGCTTAAAACAATGGCTGTTACAGGTTCTGTAACAGCCTTTTTGTTTGGCTGTCAGGCACAAAACGGCGATCAACAGGAATCATCGGATAATGAAACAGGTGATCTTTCTGTAGTGACCTCCTTCCTACCAATGTATGAATTCACTAAAGAAATAGCCGGTGAGCGTGCGGAAGTCAAATTACTCGTATCTGAAGGACAAGATGCTCATCATTTCGAGCCTAGTGCTCAAGATGTAGCTACTGTAAGTGAAGCTGATGTATTTGTATATAGTAGTGAAGAAATGGAATTTTGGGTGGAAAGTTTATTTAATAGTATTGAAAATGATAGCTTAGTAATTGCACGAGCTGCAGATGGAGTAGAAGGCTTTGGGCATGCTCATGACCACAGCGAACACGAACACGATAATCATGAGCACGGACATTCGGATGACCTTCATATCCATGGAGTTTCTGATCATTACCATACAGGTGGAGATCTTGAGCTTACAGCCGAGCTTGGAGAAGACGTAGATTATGACCACTGGCATTGGTATCAGCGTACAGATGAAAACGCTGAATGGCAACCAATCTCTGGACAAAGCACAGATACCTTAAGCATGGAAGTTCCTGAGGAAAGTTTTGAAGTTCAAGCAATTCTCTATGATAATGATCACGAAATATATGCTGAGTCAGACGCAGTAGAAATTGTTGTTGATAATCATGAGCATAGTGACCACGAGCACGGTGATGATCATGAGCACGGAGAGCATGATCATGGAAACGGTGAAGCAGCAATTACCGTTACTGGGGTAGCTGACCATTACCATACAGGTGATGTCGTATCACTTGTTGCTGAAACCGAAGAAGATGTTGATTTTGATCACTGGCACTGGTTTATGAGAGCAGACGAAAATCAAGAGTGGGAAGCTGTATCAGGACAAGAATCTAATCGTTTTGAGTATAAAACAACAGGTGAAAGTTTTGAATTGAAGGCTGAACTCTACAACGATGACCACGAAGTATATGCTGAATCAGCACCTATTTCAATCTTTATTGATGATCATGAAAATGCTGATCCTCACATTTGGCTTGACCCTGTCCTTGCACAAGATCAAGTAGTCATCATTCGTGATGCATTAATTGAAGCAGATCCTGATGGAAAAGAAACGTATGAAGAAAATGCAGAAACCTTCATAAACGAGCTTAAATCGTTGGATGAGGATTACCAGTCTACTCTAGCGGATGCTGAGAACCGCACGTTTGTTGTGCAACACCAAGCTTTTGGTTACTTAGCAAACCGTTATAATTTAGAGCAAATTGCTGTCGGTGGACTTTCTACTGAGGTTGAACCAAGTCCTTCTCGTATTGCTGAAATTGGCGAGCTTGTAAAAGAGAATGATGTACCGGTTATTTACTTCCAGCAAGGAGCAAACTCTTCAATTGCTCAAACTGTAGCAACTGAAACAAATACAGAAACAGCTCCACTTTATGATCTAGAAGTACTAACTGATGAATTAAAAGAAAAAGAGCTGAGTTACATCGCTGCCATGCGTGAGAACCTGGAGTCATTGCAGTTAAGTGTTAATTAA
- a CDS encoding Fur family transcriptional regulator, giving the protein MDLEACHQLLRNNKIKSTDQRKEILCYIAAQAHIHPTAQQIHEAIVRKYTSTSLGNVYHNLSLFEEKKVVRKIVSGDAASPSRYEIVEDHSHLHIVCTECGSIEDVYSLRFSEKMKHLIFQETRYQLHEFQSNLSGICSNCIEKTD; this is encoded by the coding sequence ATGGATTTAGAGGCATGTCACCAGCTATTACGAAACAATAAAATTAAGTCAACCGATCAACGTAAAGAGATTCTGTGCTATATCGCTGCACAAGCTCATATTCATCCTACTGCACAACAAATTCATGAAGCAATTGTACGTAAATACACCTCAACGAGTCTTGGCAACGTCTATCATAATCTATCTTTGTTTGAGGAAAAAAAAGTCGTTCGAAAAATAGTTAGTGGAGATGCGGCCTCACCCTCTAGGTATGAAATTGTCGAAGATCATTCTCATCTACATATTGTGTGTACAGAGTGTGGCAGCATTGAAGATGTATATAGTTTACGTTTTTCAGAAAAAATGAAACACCTTATTTTCCAAGAAACAAGATATCAATTGCATGAATTTCAATCAAACCTTTCTGGGATTTGCTCGAACTGTATTGAGAAGACTGATTAA
- a CDS encoding ABC transporter permease has product MNTFKQLLKLPQTKAGIVTALVFQLVFFFVWLTAYDGVQERITELNVALINEDEQTGQMVAEQIKQNLPLTIDTSMSADEATEALNNREIQMIVHIPDNFTDVLRSDEKAEITYSINQASATVGKQALEQIATKFTTTVNEQVAKQQLVMGGEQLTTQLEESGLPEQAVAAIGEELTTALETVDVAPIQANINKINDTEGFAATMIPMMLVLASFVGSMTMNMQIQIADITLNRQGFRKWSVFWSRQLLNVLVSAGLAFLTYGLIALFDIQVTLPFWTVWFYQFLVFLSFLIVSQVFLILFGPSGMMGNIVLLSMQLVTSGVIVPIAMLSTFYQTVSSILPATYAADGYFTVIFGGTGVTQEFMPLILIMAVALAICMARIALKKQAPVAVAK; this is encoded by the coding sequence ATGAATACGTTTAAACAGTTACTTAAGCTTCCACAAACAAAAGCAGGAATTGTCACGGCATTGGTGTTCCAGCTTGTATTCTTTTTTGTCTGGTTAACAGCGTACGACGGGGTACAAGAGAGAATCACAGAGCTTAACGTAGCGCTTATTAATGAAGATGAACAAACAGGACAAATGGTGGCTGAACAGATTAAACAAAACTTACCGCTTACCATTGATACTTCCATGTCAGCGGACGAGGCAACAGAGGCTCTAAACAATCGTGAGATACAAATGATTGTCCATATTCCAGACAATTTCACAGACGTGTTGAGATCAGATGAGAAAGCCGAAATCACTTATTCTATTAACCAAGCATCTGCTACGGTTGGAAAACAGGCACTCGAGCAGATCGCGACGAAGTTTACAACAACGGTGAACGAGCAAGTAGCGAAACAACAGCTTGTCATGGGTGGAGAGCAACTGACCACACAGCTTGAAGAAAGCGGGTTACCGGAGCAAGCAGTTGCAGCAATTGGAGAGGAACTAACAACAGCATTAGAAACAGTTGATGTTGCTCCAATTCAAGCAAACATAAACAAGATTAACGATACAGAAGGCTTTGCAGCTACGATGATTCCGATGATGTTAGTCCTTGCTTCATTTGTAGGGTCAATGACGATGAACATGCAGATTCAGATTGCCGATATCACGCTTAACCGTCAAGGCTTTAGAAAATGGAGTGTGTTCTGGTCGCGTCAACTATTAAATGTACTTGTAAGTGCAGGTCTTGCTTTCTTAACGTACGGACTGATTGCGTTGTTTGATATTCAAGTCACTCTTCCATTCTGGACGGTGTGGTTCTATCAATTCTTAGTCTTCTTATCTTTCTTAATCGTTTCGCAGGTATTCTTAATCTTATTCGGACCATCTGGAATGATGGGGAATATCGTTCTACTTTCGATGCAACTGGTCACATCAGGCGTTATTGTGCCGATTGCGATGCTTTCAACTTTCTATCAAACCGTATCTAGTATTTTACCTGCAACATATGCAGCCGATGGATATTTTACCGTTATCTTTGGAGGCACGGGTGTAACACAGGAGTTTATGCCTTTAATACTAATTATGGCAGTGGCTCTTGCGATTTGTATGGCTAGAATTGCTTTGAAAAAACAAGCGCCAGTCGCTGTAGCAAAATAA
- a CDS encoding metal-binding protein ZinT codes for MKKLSLLSFVLALQVALVACGSESESTTSSTEADNNTASEESETVDSADIEIEGLAHHYHTGDQIELTAALSEDVDYDHWHWYTKEDEQAEWEAASGQEGDTFSEEATTDGLHIKATLYDNDHEVFAESEPVVIEIDDHHGHDEDSKQIYQGYFEDDQVKDRELSDWEGDWQSVYPYLESGELDEVFEHKADHGDMTAEEYKDYYSVGYETDVERIVINDGNVTFYQNGEEASGDYIYDGYEILTYEKGNRGVRFIYKLADAEASEDLPQYIQFSDHIIFPTDSHHFHLYWGDDREELLNEVTHWPTYYPSELDGDGIVRDLLAH; via the coding sequence TTGAAGAAATTGTCTTTATTATCATTCGTACTAGCTTTACAAGTGGCGCTTGTTGCTTGCGGTTCTGAAAGTGAATCAACTACATCGTCGACAGAAGCTGATAATAATACGGCCTCAGAAGAATCTGAAACAGTTGATTCTGCAGATATTGAAATTGAAGGATTAGCTCACCATTATCACACAGGTGATCAAATCGAATTAACTGCTGCGTTAAGTGAAGATGTTGATTACGATCATTGGCACTGGTACACAAAAGAAGATGAGCAAGCTGAATGGGAAGCTGCTTCCGGTCAAGAGGGAGATACATTCTCTGAAGAAGCCACTACTGATGGGTTACATATAAAAGCAACTCTTTATGATAATGACCATGAAGTATTTGCAGAATCTGAGCCTGTGGTTATTGAAATTGATGATCATCATGGTCACGATGAAGATAGCAAGCAAATCTATCAAGGATACTTTGAAGATGATCAGGTTAAGGACCGTGAATTATCTGACTGGGAAGGTGATTGGCAATCAGTTTATCCTTACCTTGAGAGCGGAGAACTTGATGAAGTATTCGAACATAAAGCAGACCATGGAGACATGACAGCTGAGGAATATAAAGACTACTATTCTGTAGGTTATGAAACCGATGTAGAACGCATTGTGATTAATGATGGGAATGTTACATTCTATCAAAATGGTGAAGAAGCATCAGGCGATTATATATATGATGGGTATGAAATTCTTACCTATGAAAAAGGAAATCGAGGGGTTCGCTTTATTTATAAATTAGCAGATGCTGAAGCATCAGAAGATCTACCTCAGTACATTCAATTCAGTGATCACATTATTTTCCCTACTGACTCTCATCACTTCCATCTATACTGGGGTGATGATCGTGAAGAATTATTAAACGAAGTCACACATTGGCCAACATACTATCCTTCTGAATTAGATGGCGATGGTATTGTTAGAGACTTATTAGCTCATTAA
- a CDS encoding ZinT/AdcA family metal-binding protein, translating to MKSLYVSSLSVIILASLLGGCQSSDSVESTNDNQEQVNNEDQEESIPGTLTVVGLADHYHTGDTVELTATTEGDLDSNHWHWYTLPPGGDATNEEAWEDVLDNSTNTYSSTAEEDGQQVLVRLLDEEENVVSESQPLTIAIDDHHGHDDVTKRIYEGFFYYDEVEDRELSDYAGDWQSVYPYLIEGDLDEVMEVRAEKSDERNKEEMIEHYTSAYETDVDRVVITNDSFTFHYNDGKEVTAEYASDGYEILERDAGNRQVRFVYKRQDDTDEMPTYMIFSDHNINPTPAHHFHLYFGEDRDALLAERSHFPTYYPSSLDAAGVVRDMLAH from the coding sequence ATGAAAAGTTTGTATGTTAGTAGTTTAAGCGTTATCATTTTAGCTTCGTTATTAGGAGGTTGTCAGTCAAGTGATTCTGTTGAGAGTACAAATGACAATCAGGAACAGGTTAACAACGAGGATCAGGAAGAATCCATTCCTGGAACACTTACTGTAGTTGGTTTAGCTGACCATTATCATACAGGTGACACTGTAGAATTAACTGCTACTACAGAAGGGGATCTGGATTCTAACCATTGGCACTGGTACACACTACCTCCAGGTGGAGACGCTACTAATGAGGAAGCATGGGAAGATGTACTAGATAACAGTACCAATACGTATTCTAGTACGGCAGAAGAAGATGGGCAGCAGGTTTTAGTTCGTTTACTTGATGAAGAAGAAAATGTTGTATCTGAAAGTCAGCCTCTGACTATTGCAATTGACGATCACCATGGTCATGACGATGTAACTAAACGAATTTATGAAGGATTCTTTTATTATGATGAAGTAGAAGATAGAGAACTATCTGATTATGCGGGAGATTGGCAGTCAGTCTATCCATACCTTATAGAGGGTGATCTAGACGAAGTCATGGAAGTAAGAGCAGAAAAAAGTGATGAACGAAACAAAGAAGAAATGATCGAGCATTATACTTCTGCATATGAAACGGATGTAGATAGAGTGGTTATAACTAATGACTCATTTACGTTCCATTACAATGATGGCAAAGAAGTAACGGCTGAATATGCTTCAGATGGCTATGAAATTTTAGAACGTGATGCCGGAAACAGACAAGTTCGATTTGTATATAAGCGCCAAGATGATACAGATGAAATGCCTACGTATATGATATTTAGCGACCATAATATTAATCCTACTCCTGCGCATCACTTTCACTTGTACTTCGGAGAGGACCGCGATGCACTTTTAGCTGAACGTTCCCATTTCCCAACCTACTATCCTTCTAGCTTAGATGCTGCAGGAGTTGTTAGAGATATGCTAGCTCATTAA
- a CDS encoding flavodoxin translates to MSKIVLVFASMSGNTEDIADLITGKLRERGFVVDQEEMEEYDPTNLTEYDGIIIGSYTWGDGDLPYEADDFYAAMDDVDLTGKQAAVFGSGDTVYPEFCEAVHTFEKKLVERGAALTTEGLKIEFTPETEEDFQACDRFVEEFIKKMMIHA, encoded by the coding sequence ATGTCTAAAATCGTATTAGTTTTTGCAAGTATGTCTGGTAATACAGAGGATATCGCTGATTTAATAACAGGAAAATTACGTGAACGAGGATTTGTTGTTGATCAAGAGGAAATGGAGGAGTATGATCCGACCAATCTAACTGAATATGATGGTATCATCATTGGTTCTTATACATGGGGAGACGGAGACTTACCGTATGAGGCAGATGACTTTTACGCAGCAATGGATGATGTGGACTTAACGGGTAAACAAGCTGCTGTGTTTGGTTCTGGCGATACGGTCTACCCAGAATTTTGTGAAGCCGTACATACATTTGAAAAGAAGTTAGTTGAACGAGGAGCTGCTCTTACTACTGAAGGATTGAAGATCGAGTTCACACCTGAGACAGAGGAAGATTTTCAGGCGTGCGACAGGTTTGTAGAAGAGTTTATCAAAAAGATGATGATTCACGCTTAA